Genomic segment of Elusimicrobiota bacterium:
TCCACGTCTCTATGCGATCTTTGACGGCGCCGACATCGGGGGGTTTGCCCTGAGCCGATTGGACATCCCGATGCTGACAAAAGAATTTGATCGGGCGGGGTATGTTTTCTCAATGGAAGGGCGTCGTATGGTCGACGCCAGCACCATCTTTCGTGAAAAAGAGCGACGGAACCTGAGCTCCGCCTATCAGTTTTATTGTGGAAAAGATTTGGTGGACGCTCATTCCGCGGAGGCCGACGCGGAGGCCACTTATGAGGTCCTTCTGGCCCAGTTGGATCGTTATGAGGACTTACCCAAAGACATGGACGGTCTTCACAAATTTTGTACCGCGCCCGGGCCTTCTCAGGTGGACAAAGATGGTCGTCTTTTATGGCGGGATGGTGAGGCTTATTTTAATTTTGGAAAACATCGATATCACAAGCTGGCCGATGTGGTGAAAGAAGACCCCGATTACATTCGATGGGTTGTCGAGAAAGCGGATTTTTCCCCTGATTTTATTGAAATATGTCGCCAGGCCCGTCTCGGAATTTACCCGCGGCGGGAATCGGTAACCCCACTGCCTCACCCGTGACGCCCACGGCGACCCTCTGGGTTATTTTTTTTGTGGCCCTGGTCGCGATGTTGTATGTGGACTTGTTTCAATCCCGTTCGGAAAAAGCCATCACGCTTCGGGAAGCGGCGTTGCGTTCCATGGAATGGATTTTAGCCGCCCTCCTCTACTGTGGGGCCATCTATTGGTTGTTGTCTCCCGCCAAAGCCGCCGAATTTCTGACCGGGTACCTGATCGAAAAATCTTTAAGCGTTGATAATCTGTTCATTTTTATCATGATCTTTTCCTATTTCAATGTGGATCCTTCCCATCAACCCCGTGTTCTGAAATGGGGGATTTTAGGCGCTGTGGTGATGCGGTTTGTTTTAATTTTCCTAGGGAC
This window contains:
- a CDS encoding 3'-5' exonuclease, whose product is MPLSPLTRPLVVFDLETTGLLVELDRIIEIGLVKIFPDGRTERLVQRFNPFMKIPVESIAIHKITNEMLKDQPPFREWAPRLYAIFDGADIGGFALSRLDIPMLTKEFDRAGYVFSMEGRRMVDASTIFREKERRNLSSAYQFYCGKDLVDAHSAEADAEATYEVLLAQLDRYEDLPKDMDGLHKFCTAPGPSQVDKDGRLLWRDGEAYFNFGKHRYHKLADVVKEDPDYIRWVVEKADFSPDFIEICRQARLGIYPRRESVTPLPHP